Sequence from the Armatimonadota bacterium genome:
GGGCGACGGTCTGGCGTGGTTCGTGCTGCTGGATGAGATGAACCTGGCACACGTGGAGTACTACTTCGCCGACCTCCTAAGCGTGATGGAGTCCGGGCGGGACCCCGACACCGGGCTGACCCGAGAGGCCCTGCGTCTGGACTGTCCTGAAGATGCCGAAGGGGAGATCCCGCCCACTGATCTGCACCTGCCGCCGAACCTCTACGTCATTGGCACGGTGAATATGGACGAGACCACCCACGCCTTCAGCCCGAAGGTGCTGGACCGCGCCTTCACCATCGAGTTCAACCACGTCGACTTCAGCGATTACCCCGGCGACTACGAGGGGGAGGCCGAGGACCTGCCGGACAATGTGCGCAAGAACCTCCTGTCTCGGTTCACGGGCGACGGCGCTTTCGCGGTCATCGACAAGCAGCGCATTGCCAAGACCGTCGCCGCTCACCCGGCGTACGCAGGCTGGCTCCAGAAGCTGAACGAGGGCCTTCGCGACCACGACCTGCACTTTGGTTACCGGGTGTTCGACGAGATCCACATGTTCCTGTCATGGGCGGCTGACAACGGGGTCTTCGACGCACATGATGGCATAGCCGGGGCCTTCGACGCAGCGGTGTTGATGAAAGTGCTGCCCAAGTTCAACGGCTCCCGCGCCCGGCTGGAAGCTCCATTGCGCCATGTACTCGCCTGGTGCTTCAATCCGGACAGCCCGGACGATTTGTCGGTTACCCAGGCCATCCAGGCAGACGAAGCATCACGCAGCGGCACGCTGGCGACACTTAGCGCCTTGCAGTTCCGCCTGCCCCACACCGCCCGCAAGGCGATCCGCATGCTCCGGTCTCTCCAGACCGACGGCTTTGCAGCGTTTGGGTAGGGAAAGGGCTTTTGGCAGCAGAGGGATTCCATGCTGAGATAGAAGGAGGACGACCGATGCGCCGGACCTGTCTTGCCGCACTTGTCGTGCTTTGCTCGCTGGGCAGTGTCATCGCGCAGGAGATGCCTCGGTACCCCAATGTCAAGATCATGGTCGTGATTCCAGAGAAGGACTACGAGAAGTTCATTTTCCCCTTCTTCTGGCAACCACTGGACTTCTATGTCGACCGCACGTTTCCGACTAATGCAGCCGAGGAGGAGATCACGAAGGCCTTCACGGATGCCGGCTACATCGTTGTCGACCAGCAGCAATACGCTGCCCAGAGATACAGCAGTGAATTTGCCGAAGCCATGAAGGATCCCACGGGACTCAAGGCCAGACAGCTCACCTCGATCTATGGTGCCGACATTCTCGTGATTGGCCAAGCTTTCAGCGAGAAGGGCAGACAGGTCGGCGGCACCACCACGGCCCGGGCACGCGTCGAGGCGCGCGCCGTGGTCACGCGAGGGACGCCTCAGATAATTGCCGTGGATGGGCGCAATGGTGGGGGAGCGGATCCGAGTCGCATCATCGCAGGCAAAGTTGCCCTCGAGAGCACGGCGCGTCTGGTGGCCCCGTATCTCGTGAACCGCGTGGCGGAAACCGTGGGCGGGCCGAAGGCGAAGGAGCAGGAAGCATTGGGGCCGCAACCGACACGGGTGGCCATCTTGCCCTTCGACTTCCGCGCCCAGTACGGTCGCACGCCACCGTGGCTCGAAGCCGCCTTGCCCGACCTGCTCGCCGCGGAACTGTACAAGGCCGCCCAGTTCGATCTCGTGGACCGCACTCACACAGACCGCATCATTGCCGAACAGGGGTTCAATCTCTCGGGCCTGGTGAGCAACCCGGGTGAAGTGCGCACTCTGGGCACTCTGGCGGCCGCCGACTACCTGTTATTCTGCCGGGTTACGGAGTTTGCCGAGAAGACCGTCCGGCGCGATACCGGCGACTGGGGAGTCAAATACCCTATCAGCTTCGACGAGACGCGAGCGATCGTGAACGTTCACGTCACTTTCGTCAACGCCGCGACCGGGATCAGGGTCGGCGACGCAGACTGCCGCGGCGAAGCAGTAGGCCTTCAGATGCGCACTTCCCGAGATTGGGGTTGGCTGGAGGGAGAAGCGGACAAGAGTGCAGCCGGGCGCGCCTGCCGAGAGGCCATCTGCAAGGTGGTCGAGGCCTCTCTCACGTCGATCCCGCTCATGGCCGTTTGCCCGCACTGCAACGCACAACTTGTGGCCCAGGCGAAGTTCTGCCACAAATGCGGATCGCGCCTTGAGGTTGCGGATCCGAACTGCACAGGCTGCGGCAAGCGTCTGCCCGTGGGCGCCAACTTCTGCCCGTACTGCGGAACCCCGCGCAAAGCCTCGTCTGGAGACAACAGTGCCGTCCCGACGAGGTGAAGGCCCAACAGCTCATCGGGCATCCTGACGAATGTACGCTACCGCAACTCGTGCGCACGACACCGTTCCCAGAGCCGCGCAAAGAAGGGGGTAGGGCGCTGCTCTGCGGCCAACAGCGAGCCGCTCCGAGTGGTGGTGACACGTGGGGAATCCGGGCCGGACTCCTGCACGGCCCGTTTGGTCGGACCGCGTGCAAATGCCTATCGCGCCTGCGATAGGACCGAATTCGCCCCGGCAAGCGATCGTTCCTCGACAACCGGCTTGCCACGTCACGGTGTATGAGCCGCCTCTCAGAACATGCCCTTCAGTTGCTCCAGACACCACTGGCGCTCCTGGGGCGTTGTGCACGTGGTGGTGAGGCGGATCTGCTGTGCCTTGTTGCCGTCGCCACACAGGACCAGTATCTCGTTCGTGTGCGGTGTGCCGCCCGGCTTCACCCGCCATCGTTCCCCGGTGTTCACGAACCCCTCACTCGAAGCAAGGCAGACCCACGGCAGCCCTGCAAGCCGTTCCAGGCACTGGTTCACACCCCGCGGCGGATGTCCCTGCTCCTTCGTGCTCACTCGGATGCGCCTATCAACGGGTGTATCTGCCTTTGGCGGTTCGGTCAGGTCTGGGGGCGAAATGAGCGCAAAGCCCTGGTGCAGGAGTTCGAGGATTGGGCTCAATGCGATGTACTCGACGCCGTCGATGCACTCGCGGTCGAGCAGCGTCTCGACCTCGGGCGCGATGTACCACGACGCGAACTCATTGGCCGGGATCATGAGTTCATCGGACAGCCGCGCAAACAGCGGGTAGTGCTCGATCCAGAGGGCGCGGTCGAAGCCCACAGGTAGCGGCGGGAGCTCGATGCACCGAGGGAACTGCTCGAACAGGTACACCACCGGCACCTTCAACACTTGGCCGATGAGGCCCGCAAAGCTGATCTGGGCCTTATAGCCGCCGGTTGCGTTGATGACGCGCGTCATGCCCTGCGTCCCGCCGACACCAGACGTCAGAGCGCGCGCGCAGGCCTTGACCAGGTTGCGCAGACCGGTGCGCGCGAACTTGTCGCAGTCATCGCCGGAAAGCCCCGCGATCGACTGGGACGATACGGATTCCACTTCGCCGCGTGTTCCGTAGTACCGCGTCAGCACGTGGACAGTCCATTCGCCATCCTGCGTGTCTGAGCCGAGGAAATGCAGGTGCAGGGGCTGGGTGACAGTCCCGACGCTGAGGTTCTGCCCCAACAAGTGTGCGATGGAGTTGATCTCGGCGCCGCACAGCCGGTCCGTGGAATCCACCCGGCGCAGAGCCGCGAGTGCTTTCTGCTCATCCGGGTAGTCCGCGGGATCGATGCCGAATTGCCGGCGCAGGTTGGTGAGCATTGAGGTTCCGACAGTTGAGACGATGAAGGTGGCCAAGCGAGGTCCCCCTAGGGTCATTGCATTGTCTATGGACAAGCGGCAGCAAGTGCCAATGCGCGATTTGGATGGGCAGCGTACGTACGTAGGGCCGCCGCGATGTTGCTCGCCCCGGCGCAGCGCAGCACGCCGATCACCAAGTTGCGCAGGGCTGACATCACGTGGGGTGCCGCACCGCTGCGCACCTGACAGCGGTCTTCGTCGAAGGTCACATCGCGCACCCAGTGTAGCCGGTTCTCGATCCCCCAGTGTCCCCGCGACAACTCCAGCAAGCGGCCCGGATCGGCCTGCTCGGGCGGCAGGCTGGTGATGAGATAGTGGGTCTCTTGCGTGGCCTGGTCACCCTCGGCACGCCAACTGGTCAGTTGCGCAACCTGAGCCAGGTGAGGCCACTGTGCCCATTCGTTGAGCATCGTCGACGCCACCAATTGCCGAACTTCTACTCGCCCGCCATGCTTGCTCACGCGGCGCACCGGCGCGGATGTCTCCACGCCCGAAGAAAACAACACAGCAATCCCCTCATACAGCGTCGGTTGGTTCGCCTTCACTCGCAACAGGTAGTGCCCCTTTTTTCACCACTTGCCGACACAGGCTCCGTTGCGCCAATAGCGCGTCTCCGGTCACCACGTGCCCCTGCAGGTCCAAACGCGCCAGTACGGCCTTGACCGCCGCCAACTCCTGTCCCTTGCCGGGCGCCGCCTCCTGGGTCAGCACGATCCCGCTGCAATGGCTGAACGCCGCCACCAGATGCACTCCGGGCACCTGATCCCCATGAATGCCACGAAGCGTCTTGCCATCGAGGGCAATCGCTTCGCCCTCCTTCAAGCCCCGCGCGCACAGCCACTCGCCCAGCACCTGCTCAAACGCTCCCACATCCAGATGACGGAAGATGCGATGCAGCGTCGCCGAGTCCGGGGTCGTCAGCCGCTGGATCCCCAATGCATCGCACACCAGTTCGCAGCGAAGAACCTTGGTGCGCAGGCCAGCGAAGGACGTTGGCGGGATCTCACGGCCCAATTTGCAGAAAACAGTTGACGTAACTCCTCGCCCCCTGGTCCGGTTTCCCAGCCTGGTGTGCTGGCTGCTTTGCATGGGAGTAACGGCACACCCGGGGAGTCTGTCTGTGCATAGAGAGATTGTCCGGGCTGCCGGCGGGATGTCAACATCGGCTCTATCAATTTGGGCAGTGCTGGCAGGAGGAGAAGGCTCGGCCGTCCTGAGGCGCATCACTGCGCACTGGCGGTCAATGATCTTGCTCGGGCACGCGGCAAGCCCTCCAGCGGCCGGCCGGGGCACCTAGTCCGGTCTTCAGGCAGCGCGGCACACGTGAGCAGGTCTTCACAGCCGCACTGGTCCAGATCATCCCCCTGTCTGGCGTCTGCCGAACCACTTTTCGTTTCCGTCCGGATGTTTCAAAAGCAACCCCCTCCACCCATCCTGCTTGACGAAAGCCGCCGATACGCCCGCCGCCCCGCGGAGAGCAGAG
This genomic interval carries:
- a CDS encoding putative CRISPR-associated protein, which codes for MATFIVSTVGTSMLTNLRRQFGIDPADYPDEQKALAALRRVDSTDRLCGAEINSIAHLLGQNLSVGTVTQPLHLHFLGSDTQDGEWTVHVLTRYYGTRGEVESVSSQSIAGLSGDDCDKFARTGLRNLVKACARALTSGVGGTQGMTRVINATGGYKAQISFAGLIGQVLKVPVVYLFEQFPRCIELPPLPVGFDRALWIEHYPLFARLSDELMIPANEFASWYIAPEVETLLDRECIDGVEYIALSPILELLHQGFALISPPDLTEPPKADTPVDRRIRVSTKEQGHPPRGVNQCLERLAGLPWVCLASSEGFVNTGERWRVKPGGTPHTNEILVLCGDGNKAQQIRLTTTCTTPQERQWCLEQLKGMF
- a CDS encoding ISAs1 family transposase, with the protein product MGREIPPTSFAGLRTKVLRCELVCDALGIQRLTTPDSATLHRIFRHLDVGAFEQVLGEWLCARGLKEGEAIALDGKTLRGIHGDQVPGVHLVAAFSHCSGIVLTQEAAPGKGQELAAVKAVLARLDLQGHVVTGDALLAQRSLCRQVVKKGALPVASEGEPTDAV
- a CDS encoding zinc-ribbon domain-containing protein is translated as MRRTCLAALVVLCSLGSVIAQEMPRYPNVKIMVVIPEKDYEKFIFPFFWQPLDFYVDRTFPTNAAEEEITKAFTDAGYIVVDQQQYAAQRYSSEFAEAMKDPTGLKARQLTSIYGADILVIGQAFSEKGRQVGGTTTARARVEARAVVTRGTPQIIAVDGRNGGGADPSRIIAGKVALESTARLVAPYLVNRVAETVGGPKAKEQEALGPQPTRVAILPFDFRAQYGRTPPWLEAALPDLLAAELYKAAQFDLVDRTHTDRIIAEQGFNLSGLVSNPGEVRTLGTLAAADYLLFCRVTEFAEKTVRRDTGDWGVKYPISFDETRAIVNVHVTFVNAATGIRVGDADCRGEAVGLQMRTSRDWGWLEGEADKSAAGRACREAICKVVEASLTSIPLMAVCPHCNAQLVAQAKFCHKCGSRLEVADPNCTGCGKRLPVGANFCPYCGTPRKASSGDNSAVPTR
- a CDS encoding ISAs1 family transposase — its product is MRVKANQPTLYEGIAVLFSSGVETSAPVRRVSKHGGRVEVRQLVASTMLNEWAQWPHLAQVAQLTSWRAEGDQATQETHYLITSLPPEQADPGRLLELSRGHWGIENRLHWVRDVTFDEDRCQVRSGAAPHVMSALRNLVIGVLRCAGASNIAAALRTYAAHPNRALALAAACP